A genomic segment from Scomber japonicus isolate fScoJap1 chromosome 11, fScoJap1.pri, whole genome shotgun sequence encodes:
- the tex30 gene encoding testis-expressed protein 30: MDKFCEDRVKVPFGTKHLDAALCTPASVEHPLTAVILTHGAGGDMNFKHLVSLAHALASNGFLCLRFTCKGLNLAYRVKAYHAVWNYLKSLQKFTIKHIFIGGRSMGCRAAAAVARQLSDESEDAVQGVISLSFPLHPPEQTDAHRQRSEDLRGLPEHMPLLFVSGTEDNMCDRGLFDGMIKEMKAQAEVFWLNGGSHGLKVKGRSEESVLDEVNLQVITWMRKLREID; the protein is encoded by the exons ATGGACAAGTTTTGTGAG GACAGAGTGAAGGTGCCATTTGGGACAAAGCATCTGGATGCCGCCCTGTGCACCCCTGCCTCCGTGGAACATCCTCTCACAGCCGTCATACTCACTCATGGTGCTGGAGGAGACATGAACTTCAAACATCTGGTTTCTCTGGCTCACGCTCTGGCCTCAAATGGCTTCCTCTGTCTCCGTTTTACATGCAAAGGTTTAAACCTGGCTTATAGAGTGAAGGCTTACCATGCTGTGTGG AACTACTTAAAATCTCTGCAGAAGTTTACCATAAAGCACATATTCATTGGAG GCAGGTCAATGGGATGTCGTGCTGCTGCGGCTGTAGCCAGGCAACTGAGCGATGAATCAGAGGATGCTGTTCAGGGTGTGATCTCCCTGTCGTTTCCCCTGCACCCCCCAGAACAGACAGATGCACATCGACAGCGGAGTGAAGATCTTAGGGGGCTGCCCGAACACATGCCACTGCTGTTTGTATCCGGCACAGAGGACAACATGTGTGACAGA ggCCTTTTTGATGGGATGataaaagaaatgaaggctCAAGCCGAGGTTTTCTGGCTAAATGGAGGCAGCCATGGGCTGAAGGTGAAGGGAAGGTCGGAGGAGTCGGTGTTGGATGAAGTGAACTTACAAGTCATCACCTGGATGCGTAAATTGAGAGAGATAGACTGA
- the nepro gene encoding nucleolus and neural progenitor protein, whose amino-acid sequence MAGEPWNRVNLPFPSAVSTVRIHFTHKTDVNVKALLVENEKVLKLIHSELLQTEIRVLYELLYILNNSYRGNKTFKGLKQVEQCINRLKNMKFDVALQELIDLCPNRIQRELSIKAGECDVPSQPMLEWLCLKVLGAANLMSCTMNRCSRAFVLTKQQMKWEEFVILNVVITSLLSRLWVIFRGVLASLSTLYQQLLEFLREVARLQPMPYLKDFSLPQDMAQFLGPSLAILLTKRLTQNPHAKDRKTQQRKNPSFTVNKQQQARKVKEDLGVAIERDMVHDADMKPFLKIFRNFTEGKSVPQESHKAEKKKMFKKQVREAATFTDMATHLEEMSLWCKSQKMEKEKRLLSYMRLKCQRMKCLEAAGYNVQRKLRTFREEACKAFSPQGSVPNTCRPSAPTRRNVHLRTRFQSLRRRLKSRTVSVGIKKKQIKRQRKMTELSVSGASEDNQTSKTIDDIDDIFASAGL is encoded by the exons ATGGCAGGAGAACCGTGGAATAGAGTAAACCTCCCCTTCCCCAGCGCTGTTTCTACTGTCCGTATACATTTTACCCACAAAACAG ATGTAAATGTGAAAGCCCTTTTGGTGGAAAACGAGAAGGTCCTCAAGCTTATTCACAGTGAGCTTCTTCAAACAGAGATAAGGGTTCTCTACGAGCTGCTGTACATCCTTAATAACAGCTATAGAGGCAACAAGACGTTCAAAGGCTTAAAGCAG GTTGAACAATGCATAAACAGACTGAAGAACATGAAGTTCGATGTTGCTCTTCAGGAACTGATAGATCTGTGTCCCAATAGGATTCAAAG agAACTGAGCATCAAGGCTGGTGAGTGTGATGTCCCCAGTCAACCCATGCTGGAGTGGCTCTGTCTCAAAGTGCTGGGAGCTGCAAACCTAATGAGCTGCACCATGAATCGCTGCAGTAGAGCTTTTGT ACTCACTAAGCAGCAGATGAAATGGGAGGAGTTTGTTATCTTGAATGTGGTGATAACCAGCTTGCTCAGTCGACTCTG GGTGATTTTCCGTGGGGTCCTGGCCAGTCTGTCAACTCTGTATCAGCAGCTCCTGGAGTTCCTTAGAGAAGTAGCCCGCCTGCAGCCCATGCCCTACCTTAAAGACTTCTCCCTGCCACAAGATATGGCTCAGTTCCTGGGTCCCTCTCTTGCAATACTATTGACCAAACGGCTAACACAAAATCCCCATGCCAAAGACCGCAAGACGCAGCAGAGGAAGAACCCTTCTTTTACAGTCAATAAGCAGCAACAGGCAAGGAAGGTTAAAGAAGACCTTGGTGTTGCGATTGAAAGAG ataTGGTTCATGATGCTGACATGAAGCCTTTTTTGAAGATTTTCAGGAATTTTACAGAG GGCAAGTCTGTCCCACAGGAATCACACAAagctgagaagaaaaaaatgttcaagAAACAAGTAAGAGAAGCTGCTACTTTCACAGACATGGCGACACATCTCGAAGAAATGAGCCTGTGGTGCAAATCCCAAAAGATGGAAAAGGAAAAACGCCTTTTATCCTACATGCGTTTAAAGTGCCAACGGATGAAATGCCTCGAGGCTGCAGGTTACAA TGTCCAGCGGAAATTGCGGACCTTCAGAGAAGAGGCTTGCAAGGCTTTCTCTCCTCAAGGGTCAGTGCCAAACACCTGTCGGCCTTCTGCTCCAACGAGGAGAAATGTTCACTTGAGGACTCGTTTTCAGTCACTCAGGAGGCGATTGAAGTCTCGTACAGTCAGCGTTGGCATCAAAAAGAAACAGATTAAGAGACAAAGGAAAATGACTGAGTTATCAGTGTCTGGAGCTTCAGAAGACAACCAAACAAGCAAGACTATAGATGACATAGATGATATTTTTGCCTCTGCTGGTTTGTGA
- the poglut2 gene encoding protein O-glucosyltransferase 2, whose protein sequence is MLLLRLSSWLLLLVCLDPFRHEVPGALASSVPSDAKTLVWGPGLETDIVLPARFFYIQAVDESGRNLTSSPGEKTFEVKIVSPSEQFTRIWIQVLDRLDGSFLVRYRMYATYTDLHIQILLNNKHVAKSPYILKGPVYHEGCDCPQHSSSLWEAHMHCPQSFPQIDRDLSFYTSVDPDRNAEEIPQRFGQRQSLCHYTIKDNKVYVKTFGEHVGFRIFMDAILLSLSRKVQLPDMEFFVNLGDWPLEKRKPTQMIHPIFSWCGSNNTRDIVMPTYDLTESVLETMGRVSLDMMSVQANSGPPWPEKNATAFWRGRDSRQERLELVKLSRAHPNMIDAAFTNFFFFKHDESLYGPLVKHVSFFDFFKYKYQINIDGTVAAYRLPYLLAGDSVVLKQDSGYYEHFYNELQPWEHYIPIKADLGDLLEKIQWARDHDEEAKKIALAGQQFARNHLMGDKIFCYYYKLFQEYAKLQVTEPKIREGMELVEQPADDLFPCFCHRTQAKDEL, encoded by the exons ATGTTGCTGCTTCGGCTATCTTcgtggctgctgctgctcgtctGTCTGGATCCGTTCAGACATGAAGTCCCAGGGGCTTTGGCCAGCTCGGTACCCAGCGATGCCAAAACTTTAGTGTGGGGACCCGGACTGGAGACAGACATCGTCCTACCTGCTCGGTTTTTCTACATACAGGCGGTGGATGAGTCGGGGAGAAA CTTAACATCATCACCCGGTGAGAAAACCTTTGAAGTGAAGATTGTGTCTCCATCGGAGCAGTTCACCAGGATCTGGATCCAGGTTCTGGACCGTCTTGATGGGTCCTTCTTGGTTCGCTACAGAATGTATGCCACCTACACGGACCTTCACATCCAAATTCTGCTCAATAACAAACACGTTGCCAAGTCACCGTACATCTTGAAAG GCCCAGTATACCATGAGGGCTGTGACTGTCCCCAGCACAGCAGCTCCCTATGGGAGGCCCACATGCACTGTCCTCAGTCCTTTCCTCAGATTGACAGGGATCTGTCTTTTTACACCAGTGTTGACCCAGATCGCAACGCTGAGGAGATCCCACAGCGGTTTGGACAGCGACAAAGCCTCTGTCACTACACTATCAAAGACAACAAG GTCTACGTTAAAACATTTGGTGAGCACGTAGGTTTCAGGATCTTTATGGATGCCATCCTCCTGTCACTCAGCAGAAAG GTGCAGCTCCCTGATATGGAGTTTTTTGTTAACCTGGGTGACTGGCCATTGGAGAAGAGGAAACCCACACAGATGATTCATCCTATCTTCTCTTGGTGTGGCTCTAACAATACCAGAGATATTGTCATGCCCACTTATGACCTGACAGAGTCTGTCCTTGAGACCATGGGAAG AGTAAGCCTCGATATGATGTCAGTCCAGGCCAATTCAGGCCCACCATGGCCAGAGAAGAATGCTACAGCCTTCTGGAGAGGGCGGGATAGTCGACAGGAGCGCCTGGAGCTGGTCAAGCTTTCCAGGGCTCACCCCAACATGATTGATGCTGCTTTTaccaacttcttttttttcaaacatgacGAGAGCCTCTACGGGCCGCTGGTCAAACATGTGTCTTTCTTTGACTTCTTCAAG TACAAGTACCAAATAAACATCGATGGCACTGTGGCAGCGTATCGTTTGCCGTACCTTCTGGCAGGAGACAGCGTCGTGTTAAAGCAGGATTCTGGTTACTACGAGCATTTCTACAACGAGCTCCAGCCGTGGGAGCACTACATCCCCATCAAGGCGGACCTCGGAGACCTGCTGGAAAAAATCCAGTGGGCTCGTGACCATGATGAAGAG GCAAAGAAAATTGCACTGGCGGGTCAGCAGTTTGCCCGTAATCACCTTATGGGAGACAAGATATTTTGTTATTACTACAAACTTTTCCAG GAATACGCCAAACTCCAGGTGACAGAGCCAAAGATTCGTGAGGGCATGGAGCTCGTAGAACAGCCAGCTGACGACCTGTTTCCATGTTTCTGCCACAGGACGCAG GCAAAGGATGAACTTTGA